TTGCAGGCCTGTACCTTATGGGCCCCGCATGGGCCTTGATAAATGAATCCACGAGCATCTCGAAGCAATCGAGTGAGTGCTCATGCAAGAGCAAATACCATGTTAGGCTCCCTTcgtgagggtctccccgaacttctttagtaagactGACTCAATTTCATGGGAGCTAAATCGTTTCCCTTCACTGCCATTGTATAGGTGGTGCTATGTTCCTGAggatccgaagtcccatcatactttggCACATCTGGCATTTTAAACTGCTTTAGGATCAATTCTGGTGTCGTGCTTGGTTTGACTGACAACTTGATATACTTCTTTGAATCCAGTCCTTTCAACACTGGCAGTGCACCGGGAATTTGATCCATTCGGGCATTTATTTCTCTCATTAACTGTATGAGCTCGTTTGTAAATGGATCGTTCTCATTGTTGTTATCGGACCCGTTATCATTCCCCACAGGCCCTGTCGAATAAGCTAACTTCGCCCTTCAGGGTGTTGCTGTCGACCTTCTAcgttgtttgatttgcgggagaattggaggaactggacctcgtcCATTCGCGTTGTTGGAAGCACCTGACAATGTTTGCCTCAACTCCATCATGACCTGATCCTGTCGTGAGAGATGACCCATAATGGCCTTTTGCTGCTCACTCAGGATCCTTGTTGTTTCATCGACGTGCTCGTCTTTAGCATCATCAAGAGTTGCCTCTCGAACATGTCGCGGATATTGCCTTTCATGGACCGGCGCAACCTCATCCCCCTCGTTGCGGGTATCACTGATGGAATCTTCGTGTTGAGGCTGATTTCCTACAGCCTCAATGTTCTGTGCGATGTTGACATCGTTATCTgccattttctatgatttttgcCAAGAACAAAGAATAAAACAGGTTAGTAATAGATgtaaggatcaactcaattataCAACTCtttaagccccacggtgggcgccaaactgtttaccccgtaaaatggtacagttaaatttatacgtggtttatagacaagttaatcgatttgatcctaaaatgataaataaattaaatacgAATGTAACACTTGGCATTGAAATTGAGATAAAATGGCAGAAACCTTGGTTCCAGGAGCAGAGCTTCCAGAggcaataataacaataataataagcaagaagataaaatattattgagctttGAAAAGAGTATAGTATGTGCTGGTCAGAAAATTCATGTCCCTTTACAATGGTTGtgaagctcactatttatagttgtacctagggaacaaggtcctaggatcaagcgcctcttaaatgacaattatgagagcaattgaagaatgtgtaatggTAGTTAGTGAATatcatattctctgtaacggaccaTGTACTTAATGTTATATAATATTCtgtattaaatgctaccgggtggtAGCCATTTATTTTGCCTTTATAAATACCTATTCCCTTCGGAAATAAACGAGATCGTTGCCTTCGGGCCTGACTACCTTCTGCCTTCGCCTCCATGTGTCACTTTATTATGCAAACATTTAATAtaagcatattttaccctatacaatagGTATCTAGCAGAATAGTTAATCTGAGCATAGATTGGCCCGACCACAGAGATGTATCTAGGTTAAGGAGtacgggttcacgtgaacccatgcTCATCTCCCTAAACTATGTATAACAATGTTATATTTCTCAAACTTACTTAAATATATGTGCGTGTATCCATGCTCAAAGATTACTATGATGCAATTATTATTGGGTGCACCTCTATAAGTGAAATCGACGGTTCAGTCCCACTCCGGGCAGTTTTATTTTcagcacgtgtatatatatacacacacacacacacacacacacacatatatatatatatatatatatatatatactcattaaaaaaattttaaaaaaaatattccctccgttttaatttatgtgaatatatttcctttttagtcggGGTCAAAAGGAATGACTCCTTTCCTTAtgtggaaacaatttacctttatgcaatgatttatagccacacaaaatatatgtaccaTTTTACACCACaggttcaaaagtcttctctctttttttaaactTCGTGCTCattcaaataggttcacataaattgaaagtGAAGAAAATTAATTTCGaacctataatttcaaaagtgGAGCGGGTTCATGGTAAGAGACTAAAGTTAAACCCGTTAAATGTAAATTCTAAATCCACCTCTTGACAACAGTGCACACATCCTCTTGAAATTCTGGATCCGCATCTGCGCCGAGCACCGCCAATATGAAAAAAGATTCATAAAAtgaaagtaaaaagaaaaaagaataaaaagacgCGGGGAGAAAAGGTGGCCTCTTTGAGAAACCACCGTCATTGGCGCGTTTAGATTATAAAATATGACAATCTTAGTCAAACAATTCTGTCCTCATTCAACAGAATTACCTATAAAAAGCAGAATCTTGCAAGAAAGAAGACATAATTTTCAAGATACTAGCAAATATTTCAGCAGTTTATACAACCCAATTGTAAAATTTGCTTATTAAAAATGGCAATGCTAAGAACATTATTGAGCTTGGCAGCCATATCCATGGTGTTTGGTTCAGCCATGGCTGCAAATCACACAGTGGGAGGTAATAGTGGATGGAGACAGGGCGCGGATTATAAAACATGGGCTGCATCCGAAACTTTCTTAGTTGGTGATAATTTGAGTAAGCCATCCCCATTCCATAATTCACCCAATAAAACTTATACTTCTTAGCACTAATGCCTTTTTTCCTTCTCATGTTTGGGAACATTGGAATTTTGATTGTTTTATGGTTGTTTAGATGACATTCCGTCTAAATATAGTATTAAAAGCttggtcttttcattttatatcGGAGGCGGAGTTAGGATTTATAAGTtcaggatttttttttctttttaagttaTTGGATTCGAAATTAATAATTTCTACATattcaataaatatttttaaataaatagaTTTTAAATCAAAGCCACTGGTTCATCCGAACTTGTACGGAACATGATAGCTCCGCCCCTGCCCACCTTTCTTGGTATTGATGAAGGACTATTATCCCCGTCTTGATCCTCACTCCATTTTTTCCATGAAGAGGACGAGTCTTCATCATCTTGAGGTTCTTGCGGTTGGTgggaggtaggggcagagctagAATATTGAGTACGAATTCGGCCGAATCCGATAGCTTTTGTCCAGATCCTATAtgtgtaatattaaaaaattcattgataacatacaaattattaatttaaaaactaGTAACTCAAAAAGACTAGAATCTTAAACCAATAGATTTCAAATTCTTGCTCCGCTTCTGGTGGGAGTCCCTTTCATTCAAGGGATCCGTGCATGTTTTGTTACTTACGTTCAATGTGACTCAAACCTATTTACAATTAAGTCGAACCCCTCTCGTTCTCAAACTAACTAACatcttctatttttgtttttcttattaacAGTATTTTCCTATGGTCTAAGCCATGATGTGCTTGAAGTTACAAAAGCTAATTATGATTCTTGCGAGACAACAAATGCAATATCAACAAATGCTGGTGGGATGACAGTCATTACTCTATCTTCTCTAGGCAAGAGATATTTCATATGTGGAACAGGTGGACATTGTGCCTCGGGAATGAAACTTGAAGTCAATACAATTGCCACAGCTTCTCCACCATCTGCAGCCGCACCACCAGTTCCGCCACCAGCATCTACACCTTCCACCACCCCAGTTGTCAGTTCCCCTACTAAATCCCCTGCTTCATCACCATCTCCCAAATCTTCACCGCCGTCGCCAAAACTTGCACCTAAAATTTCCCCTGCTAAATCCCCTACAACGTCCCCTACAAAATCACCTGTTAGTAGTCCATCATCTCCTACTATTGAGGCTCCTGCATTGCCTCCTTCTGGTGCTTCTGTTCCGACGCCATCTCCCCCATCATCGGCTAATAAAATCGGAGTCATTGCTGGTTCTACAATGGGATTTGGCTTTGTTGTTATGATGGCGTTCATTATTTAAGCCTTTATACGAAATCTATAATCCGGGTTGTCCCTTTTTTTAAATTGTTTCAATTCTATTTTGTATCATGATTTTCCTCAATCTTGTGTATCATGAGCATATTCAGTATATAGTGAGTACATGGATGTGCAATTCGTGACAGAGTACATTTGATTGTTGACGATTCTGGTGATACCAAAGCCAGGTAATTATTCCAAATCTTGACTTGTTTATTAACTAGAGGCATTAGTCTAGGAAAATACTGTGATGTCTTACCATGGCTAAAAATTAAGATACTTGCGATGATAATTAGACATCAAATTCGTGAATAATGGTGTTAGAAATAGTGTTAAAGGTCTGATAACAGATATATCAGAGCATGAACAGCCTGTGATACTCGTACCAGGATAGTTAGAACCATTTGTAAAAGATTGTTTAACCTCTTCCTAGCTTGCAAAATGGAGCAGAAAATTGCACAATTTTACTACAGGCATAGAACATCGACCAAACACAAAATATCGAGAGCATACATTAGTAATTGGAAAGAAGAGCTTTCAATCCCTTAGTCTTAATGTAATTTCTAGCATCATAAACCTCCGTTTctgactttttcttttttgactCAGTTAAGGTTGCACTAAATTCCAATTGTGCAAGAAATGGACCCACGCACATAGATCGCTTGAAGAATAAAATTAAAGACTTGGGTCATGAAAAAGAGTAATTCATTTATTTTCCACTTGCACTCTTATCCTGTTGTTGTTTACCTTTTCTTCAGCGGAATTTTTGGCCTAAAATCATGAAACACGTCTTACATAAATAAACTGAAAAGACGTAACAACAATGGAGATGCGGGGTATCGATCCCCGTACCTCTCGCATGCTAAGCGAGCGCTCTACCATCTGAGCTACATCCCCTTTGATGCTAAATATTTTCGTTTCAGTTATTACTACTTTGCACTCAAAATGGATACCTCTTCATAACTTTGTTATTTCTTATTTTACCTTGGCAAAACTCACATAGCTTTCTTTTTATATTCAGTAAATCTAAATTATTTGATCCCGTAAACTTggtattgttattatttattagcCATTAACTAGTCCCGCATGCTCGTTGTTTGcctaattttcttttttcttgctcTTTACTAGCCCTAGAGAAGACAATTTTTTTATCAAGTGAAAAATCGAGCTCTTCCTAATCAATGAGGGACATTCCCTTTCTTCCAACAATATAGGCATTCTAAAATACTATACTTCTTCAAATGAATTATTTTCCTGTGCTTTAGTTAGTTGAAATATTTGAATTCATGGTAGAGTTGATCAATTATACATTGGACATCATATCTTCGATTTTTTGGCCAAAATTAGTGCAACGGCAAACACACAGGTCATGTAATAAGCTTctcaaaattaaatatgcaattgTCATCATTTTAAAACAAAGAGTTAATATTCTAAAACTCGCCTAAACTATATAATCTTTGTCGGTTGCCTGCTTAAACTATCGCCTGCCCTTCAAAACCCCTGAACTATATCTCTTTCATAATAAAACCCTCTCATCGTGCGTATAATACACGCtccaattatttttaaaatttgtcaTGTGGTAATCTACGTGGATATTTGTTTAGCTTAATCTAAAATACAGatttaattaagattttaataTTCTTTATTATATCATTGTAAAAAATTACatgttaaaaataaaataaaaagggctAGGGTTAAAACTAGTGGCTCAGTTGTAAAAAAACTCATTTTCTCTATGCTCTCATCAGATAATGGCTACACCTCTCAGTAGTAATTTTCTCCATTAATCTTGGTTCTTACCTTAATTGCTTTGTCTATTCTTGTTTCTGTCGAAAATCAGAATAAAAACTAGGGTTCTGCTCATCAATCGGTATAGAAGGTTAGGGGTTTTGACAAGAAAGAGAGAATTTCAGATGAAGAAATGGAGAAGAAAGTGAGGTAGGAAggtgaaatataatttaaaaaaggAAAGCTAATAAGCCATTAAACACTGATAAGTGGGCCATTTAATGGCATTTTTCTGCCTTCACACGTTATTTGGCGATTTATTACACATTATGTCACATAAGCTGTATAATTTAGACAGAAAGTTGTAGGCAACTGACAAAAGTTGTATAATTTAGACAGATTTTAGAGTATTAGTTCTAAAAACAAATCGTCGAAAACACTTCATCAACTTTGGAGTATCCATAAGATAAGTCAGCTCCAAACCGAAAGCAGTTGTCATAACTATGATCTATAAGCAGAAGTCACGCCAAATGGCAGTTACTCTACCAGAGTATTACCAATCTCTAAAAgatcaaacaaagaaaaagagaagtgaAAAATTTAAAACCTCGTAgaataaactatatataaggttAATTTGTAGCAAGAAATTGTGAGGAGAACACAAGAGGAAGCAGGGGCGGGTAGCACTACTAATCTGCGTTTGAATCCATAACTTTTAGCCTAGACTTGAATTTTTCCGTGTCATATCCACTGGAATTGCTGAAAATGCTTGAATTGTGATGCTTTCAGTAGTTAGAACTCGAGTCTTGAACCTGTAGAATTAAAATCTGAATCCACCTCGAGAGGAATAAGATTGGTGGTTTTGGACTATGCAAGAGTCATAGTAGATGTGGCGTAATAGGCAACAGAAAAAATGGCATGTACGAAACACAAAATTCCACCAATGGAGAAAAAATGACGATGTCCAAACCCACAAGAAGCTCTCGACCTGTTGTTTGCCATTGTCCCAATCACCAGCATTCCCATTCCTCCTGCTAATATAATCCTGAAATTCCAAAACTCGAATACATTAATATGGTGAGACAAAGACAATAAGTTCACTCCTAAATATTTTTGCTATTAGTTAGAGATTAATGTGTTGATTGCTTTCAAATTAAAGATTGAAAATGAAGATATTACAGgccaaaatatttttgaataaaataacTATGCATACAAATATTTACAAACTCTTAGTGAATATTTGATAACAAACCCATCTTCTCAGCATCCACTAGTTCTAAGCCAACAGAAACCTCCACTTCTCCATTCTCCTTATTTAACCCTTATGAGAGATCATTAGAAACTTTTTCTATAGAACTTTAAATTCACCAAGCTAAAGACTTTTCTCGGGTTTTTGACCTTTAGCATAGGATCCTAAAAATTGAGAAAACTCTGATAGCCCAAGACACCCCAACTAAAGATAACACTTCTTATGTTATTGTTCTCAGATAAGTAGACACTGACTAGAAACTCATTCACAGCCCGAGTAATTTCATGACAATCCTCCCCTAGAAATTTTCTTTGTTAGAATAGGTGTAGACACTGAAACTTTAACTGATCAAGCTAAATCCAAAAGTCAAGATACTAAGACGACCCTTAAAATTCTAGGAATCTATCAGGGTTGCTTGGAAGCTACTCTACCAAAACCTTAACTTGGAGGCTACTACTCTAGCCCTAGGTCACTCCTATAAAAAAGGTTACGTAATCTCTAAAAAAATATCTCAAAAATGGAGATCATCTCAAAAATCCCATAAACTCACGGgatattcacaaagagatcaagAGGTGGCCGGATAATTCTTGATAATCAAATATTTCAAGAAGATCCACTACATATTTCACGGATATCAAATAAATCCAAGGAAGTCTACACCATCCTACGTTCGAGAAACACGCTGCTCCAGCCTTCAAATCACGGAAATAATcaggagagaagaatcaagggataaacagAATGGTACTCACAATtgattaataaaattactttattcttttgtgattgtagtTATTTTTCGTATGTCGAAAATTCATTGCAAACAaattggcacgcccagtgggaccagttatgcccttcatctcttcctcctgcAAATCGAAAACTACAAGTTTCAAATCAGTTATTACGATGGTCGAGTACTTCAAGTCTCGTCTTCAAGTTTCGGCAAGTCAACACCCCGATAAACCTTGAAGTAAGGGCATTTTTAGACATTGAAATTTTACCGAATCATGCAAAATCCAAAATTCAAGATACTAAAACAACTCTTGAAATTCTAGGAATCTATTGCTTGGAGGCTACTCTACCAAAACCCTAACCTGGAGACTACTACCCTAGCCCTAGGTCATTTCTATAAAAAGGGTTACATAATCCCATAAAAAAATATCTCAAAAATGgaaatcctctcaaaaatctcaaaaacTCACCGAatattcacaaagagatcaagAGGTGGCCGAATAATTCTTGATAATCAAAAATTTCAAGAATATCCACAACATACTTCTTGGATATCAAATAAATCCAAGGAAGTCTTCATCATCCTACGTTCGAGAAACACGTCGAATCACGAAGATAATCAGATGAGAAGaatcaagagaaaaatagaaTTGTACTCACAATTGATTAATAAAATAACTTTATTCTTTTATGATTACAGTCAATGTAGCCTTAGAACAAAGACCCAACATTatgcaaaataataataatgccAATAATATCTATGAACAGAATATAGATGGTTGTTCTGAATACAATATTTTGGCCAAATTACAGCAAATGACTATGATAATCTCTACATACCGGACTTCTCATAACTGTTCTGGCCATCTTACTACCTAAGTCTAAGCAGCAGGTTTTACAGGTCAACTTAAAGGTTTGTGCGTTACTCATATTAGTTATGAAAATAAAAACCAAATTTTCTTAAGTGTCCGAGTTGATTCAACGGGAAAACTAATCCATAAGGATGGCTATACCATTCCCGATTCAACAAACACCCTAATTTATACTATTATCAAAACATTCATAGGTAGTCCAGATATTTTTAGGGAAAGATCTTCTGAGATACTTAACAGCCTGAAGTGTAAAACCCTTTCGAATTTCCATAGTCATCTACTGTAATTTGGCCATAATGTTGTATTCGGAACGATCATCTATGTTCCACTCACACATACTATTTGGCATTATAATTATTTTGCATAATATTAGATCTTTCTTCTAAGGCTATATCAGGATGAGTAGCTCTTGAATAATAGAGTGTTTGAGGTTGACGCCAGTTGAAAGATACTTTCTATCAAGGAAAATTTCTAGGGGAAGATTATCATGAAATTGCTCTAACAGTGAATTGGTTTCTTGGTCAATATGTACTTCTCGGAGAACCAGTACAATAGAATTGTAGTTGGGACGTCCTGAGCTATCAGGGTTTTCTCAATTTCTAGGATCCTACGCTGAAGGTCAAAAAGCGGAGAAGAGTCTTTAGCTTGATGAATTTGAAGTTCTGTAGAGAAAATTCTAGGGATCTCATAAGCTTAAATAAGGGGATTGAAGAATTAGAGATTTCTGTTGTCTTAGAACTAGTAGATGCTGAAGGTTGTTTTGTAATT
Above is a window of Nicotiana tabacum cultivar K326 chromosome 8, ASM71507v2, whole genome shotgun sequence DNA encoding:
- the LOC107820746 gene encoding early nodulin-like protein 14; this translates as MAMLRTLLSLAAISMVFGSAMAANHTVGGNSGWRQGADYKTWAASETFLVGDNLIFSYGLSHDVLEVTKANYDSCETTNAISTNAGGMTVITLSSLGKRYFICGTGGHCASGMKLEVNTIATASPPSAAAPPVPPPASTPSTTPVVSSPTKSPASSPSPKSSPPSPKLAPKISPAKSPTTSPTKSPVSSPSSPTIEAPALPPSGASVPTPSPPSSANKIGVIAGSTMGFGFVVMMAFII